The following proteins come from a genomic window of Terriglobales bacterium:
- the lptB gene encoding LPS export ABC transporter ATP-binding protein, giving the protein MQTLATEEIGKSYRGRRVVNAVSLNVNQAEVVGLLGPNGAGKTTTFYMIVGLIPPESGRILMDGEDITATPMYLRARNFGISYLPQEPSVFRKLTVEENILAVLEAQPLSWHERRERMERLIGQLGLGHIRKNRGYALSGGERRRVEIARALCIQPKFILLDEPFSGIDPIAVLDLQRIISDLKASGIGVLITDHNVRETLSVTDRAYIITEGRISFVGTPEQLGSNPEVKRVYLGESFSLV; this is encoded by the coding sequence ATGCAGACCCTGGCGACAGAAGAGATAGGTAAATCTTATCGTGGACGCCGGGTCGTAAACGCCGTAAGCCTCAACGTCAATCAAGCCGAAGTCGTCGGTTTGCTGGGTCCAAACGGCGCCGGCAAGACCACCACCTTTTACATGATTGTCGGCCTCATTCCGCCCGAATCGGGAAGGATTCTGATGGACGGCGAGGACATTACCGCCACCCCGATGTACTTGCGCGCGCGCAACTTCGGCATCAGCTACCTGCCCCAGGAGCCCTCGGTTTTTCGCAAGCTGACCGTAGAGGAGAACATCCTGGCGGTGTTGGAGGCCCAGCCGCTGTCCTGGCACGAGCGTCGCGAGCGCATGGAGAGGCTGATCGGCCAGCTTGGGTTAGGACATATCCGCAAAAACAGGGGGTATGCGCTCTCCGGCGGGGAACGCCGCCGGGTGGAAATCGCCCGCGCCCTTTGCATTCAGCCCAAGTTTATCTTGTTGGACGAGCCCTTTTCGGGAATCGATCCAATTGCAGTCTTGGACCTGCAGAGGATTATCTCCGATCTGAAGGCAAGCGGCATCGGGGTACTGATCACCGACCATAACGTTCGCGAAACCCTGTCTGTGACTGACCGGGCCTACATCATCACCGAAGGCCGCATTTCTTTCGTCGGCACTCCCGAGCAGCTCGGCAGCAACCCGGAAGTCAAGCGCGTCTATTT